The Agromyces mariniharenae genome includes a window with the following:
- a CDS encoding winged helix-turn-helix domain-containing protein, giving the protein MSEHDETPKLHEAMLDAAALRALAHPLRIRILDELSAYGPLTATGLADRLGESSGATSYHLRQLEKHDLVREVKGRGTARERWWERRPGGIATPDARVFAAGSAERLATQLITNEWERGRQQNYHEFLVEGEGAFGPEWIDAATSDTVNLRLTPDELRAVARDVEVVVQGYIDRFRGNPSPGARPVQLHLNAFPLVRGAATEDDARTEDARTEHDARTEDPS; this is encoded by the coding sequence ATGAGCGAGCACGACGAGACCCCGAAGCTGCACGAGGCGATGCTCGATGCGGCGGCCCTGAGGGCGCTCGCCCACCCGCTCCGCATCCGCATCCTCGACGAGCTCTCGGCCTACGGGCCGCTCACGGCGACCGGCTTGGCCGACCGGTTGGGCGAATCGAGCGGAGCGACCAGCTATCACCTCCGGCAGCTCGAGAAGCACGACCTCGTGCGCGAGGTGAAGGGGCGCGGCACCGCACGCGAGCGCTGGTGGGAACGTCGGCCCGGCGGCATCGCCACCCCCGACGCCCGCGTCTTCGCAGCCGGCAGCGCCGAGCGCCTGGCGACCCAGCTCATCACCAACGAGTGGGAGCGCGGGCGCCAGCAGAACTACCACGAGTTCCTCGTCGAGGGGGAGGGCGCCTTCGGTCCCGAATGGATCGACGCCGCGACGAGCGACACGGTGAACCTCCGCCTCACGCCCGACGAGCTCCGCGCCGTCGCGCGCGACGTCGAGGTCGTCGTGCAGGGCTACATCGACCGATTCCGCGGCAACCCCTCGCCGGGCGCACGCCCGGTGCAGCTGCACCTCAACGCGTTCCCGCTCGTGCGGGGCGCGGCCACCGAAGACGACGCACGAACCGAAGACGCACGAACCGAACACGACGCACGAACGGAGGACCCGTCATGA
- a CDS encoding DUF1801 domain-containing protein, giving the protein MAEGIVTTTDAEFRGILEGRPEAVVEVALAARRLILDVLPQTVEVVWPTQRSAGYGTGPRKMTDHFAWILPYDRHVAMAFPYGVELDDPAGLLQGTGAKIRNVRLATLDDVARPELRRLLETAIGHRVPPPPAEITVES; this is encoded by the coding sequence ATGGCCGAGGGGATCGTCACGACGACGGACGCCGAGTTCCGCGGCATCCTCGAGGGCCGCCCAGAGGCGGTCGTCGAGGTCGCGCTCGCTGCGCGCCGCCTGATCCTCGACGTGTTGCCGCAGACGGTCGAGGTCGTCTGGCCGACGCAGCGCAGCGCGGGCTACGGCACGGGTCCCCGCAAGATGACCGACCACTTCGCGTGGATCCTGCCCTACGACCGGCACGTCGCGATGGCGTTCCCGTACGGCGTCGAGCTCGACGACCCGGCTGGGCTGCTGCAGGGCACCGGCGCAAAGATCCGCAACGTGCGGCTCGCGACGCTCGACGACGTGGCGCGCCCCGAGCTCCGCCGGCTCCTCGAGACGGCGATCGGGCATCGGGTGCCGCCGCCGCCCGCCGAGATCACGGTCGAGTCGTAG
- a CDS encoding DeoR/GlpR family DNA-binding transcription regulator: MLTAQRRDLLLERLRRDGRLVAREIAGELGVTEDMIRRDLRELASAGLVQRVYGGALPVSPAVADYAARTSVAPGGKRHVAASAAALVTPGSVVALDGGTTALAVVDALPRDLRATIVTHSPTIAVALAGHPDIDVEIIGGRLFRHSMVASGATALEAVSRLRVDLFLLGVTGVHAEAGLTTGDRDEAALKRAIAARAGDTYVLASSEKIGAASAFEVLPLAAVSGVVTDADDGPAMAALAAAGVQLIRA; the protein is encoded by the coding sequence GTGCTGACTGCGCAACGCCGGGATCTGCTGCTCGAACGACTCCGTCGCGACGGACGGCTCGTCGCGCGCGAGATCGCGGGCGAGCTGGGCGTCACCGAGGACATGATCCGCCGCGACCTGCGCGAGCTCGCCTCCGCGGGACTCGTGCAGCGCGTCTACGGCGGCGCGCTCCCCGTGTCGCCCGCCGTGGCCGACTACGCCGCGCGCACCTCGGTCGCGCCCGGGGGCAAGCGTCACGTCGCGGCATCCGCTGCGGCCCTCGTCACGCCGGGATCGGTGGTCGCCCTCGACGGCGGAACGACCGCGCTCGCCGTGGTCGATGCGCTGCCGCGCGACCTGCGGGCGACGATCGTGACGCACAGCCCCACGATCGCGGTGGCGCTCGCCGGCCACCCCGACATCGACGTGGAGATCATCGGCGGCCGGCTGTTCCGGCACTCGATGGTCGCCTCGGGCGCGACGGCGCTCGAGGCCGTCTCCCGCCTGCGGGTCGACCTGTTCCTGCTCGGCGTCACCGGCGTGCACGCCGAGGCGGGACTCACGACCGGCGATCGCGACGAGGCCGCGCTGAAGCGCGCGATCGCGGCGCGGGCCGGTGACACCTACGTGCTCGCGAGCTCCGAGAAGATCGGCGCGGCATCCGCGTTCGAGGTGCTGCCGCTGGCGGCCGTGAGCGGCGTCGTGACCGACGCCGACGACGGCCCGGCGATGGCGGCGCTCGCTGCGGCCGGGGTGCAGCTCATCCGCGCCTGA
- a CDS encoding HAD family hydrolase, with amino-acid sequence MTHSPIAPEAADLSGIRGYLFDLDGVLTPTAVVHMHAWSRLFTPFLEAHGAKPYSDDDYFAYIDGKPRYDGVRSLLASRGIVVDEGEVTDAATADTVHGLGNRKNDAFNATLAEEGVAAYPASVAFLDAVTRAGARVAVVSSSKNAPSVLAAAGLAERFEVVVDGAVAARDGLPGKPEPDTFERAAELLGLDTAECAVVEDAESGVKAGAAGEFGIVIGVDRGVGRDALRELGADVIVDELDELIPAVERAAAASGTASAGTAASDVPPNPTDSPAPSTREEPA; translated from the coding sequence GTGACCCATTCCCCCATCGCCCCCGAGGCGGCCGACCTCAGCGGCATCCGCGGCTACCTGTTCGACCTCGACGGCGTGCTCACGCCCACCGCGGTCGTGCACATGCACGCGTGGTCGCGGCTGTTCACGCCCTTCCTTGAGGCGCATGGCGCGAAGCCGTACTCCGACGACGACTACTTCGCCTACATCGACGGCAAGCCCCGGTACGACGGGGTCCGGTCGCTGCTCGCCAGCCGCGGCATCGTCGTCGACGAGGGCGAGGTGACGGATGCCGCGACCGCCGACACGGTCCACGGCCTCGGCAACCGCAAGAACGACGCCTTCAACGCCACGCTCGCCGAGGAGGGCGTGGCGGCCTATCCGGCGAGCGTCGCGTTCCTCGACGCGGTCACGCGCGCGGGAGCGAGGGTCGCCGTGGTCTCGAGCTCGAAGAACGCGCCGTCGGTGCTCGCCGCCGCGGGCCTCGCCGAGCGGTTCGAGGTCGTCGTCGACGGCGCCGTCGCCGCCCGCGACGGCCTGCCCGGCAAGCCCGAGCCCGACACCTTCGAGCGCGCCGCCGAGCTGCTCGGCCTCGACACCGCGGAGTGCGCCGTGGTCGAGGACGCGGAGTCCGGCGTGAAGGCCGGAGCGGCGGGAGAGTTCGGTATCGTCATCGGGGTCGATCGCGGCGTCGGCCGCGATGCCCTCCGGGAGCTCGGCGCCGACGTGATCGTCGACGAGCTCGACGAGCTCATCCCCGCCGTCGAGCGCGCCGCCGCGGCATCCGGCACCGCATCGGCCGGCACCGCGGCCTCCGATGTCCCCCCGAACCCCACCGACTCCCCCGCCCCCAGCACCCGAGAGGAACCTGCATGA
- a CDS encoding DUF4406 domain-containing protein produces MESKLILIAGPYRSGTGDDPVLLDRNLRRLEEAAWPIFRKGHVPMIGEWVALPVLSSAGAAGIADPLADEVVYPTAHRLLQHCDAVLRLPGDSRGADLDVAIARERGIPVYASIDEIPDAAAAAA; encoded by the coding sequence ATGGAATCCAAGCTCATCCTCATCGCCGGCCCCTACCGTTCGGGCACGGGCGACGACCCCGTCCTCCTCGACCGGAACCTCCGCCGGCTCGAGGAGGCCGCGTGGCCGATCTTCCGCAAGGGCCACGTGCCGATGATCGGCGAGTGGGTCGCGCTGCCCGTGCTCTCGAGCGCCGGCGCGGCCGGCATCGCCGATCCCCTGGCCGATGAGGTGGTCTACCCCACCGCGCACCGGCTCCTCCAGCACTGCGACGCCGTGCTGCGCCTGCCGGGCGACTCACGCGGGGCCGACCTCGACGTCGCCATCGCACGGGAGCGCGGCATCCCGGTCTACGCCTCGATCGACGAGATCCCCGACGCGGCGGCCGCCGCCGCCTGA
- a CDS encoding phosphatase PAP2 family protein, whose amino-acid sequence MRSFLRSFVLPGLGAIAVLAATGRVVRLVGGDNPLEDRPVRALQAAFGHRPDDDGALLDPPETRELLDRVTAPLSWYSGVPQTIANGALWCGVTWWLTRDRRSAIAPGAVLALETACFVGSAALVGRPRPRGVWRPEHPHATSSFPSGHTAAAVAIHTTLADLLERHGGRGTRVLGPLLRYGIPGGIALSRIYRGQHHISDTVAGVLLGRWSAAVVRRELLSAER is encoded by the coding sequence ATGCGCTCGTTCCTCCGCTCGTTCGTCCTTCCGGGGCTCGGGGCGATCGCGGTGCTCGCCGCAACCGGTCGAGTCGTACGGCTCGTCGGCGGCGACAACCCCCTCGAGGACCGGCCGGTACGCGCGCTGCAGGCGGCGTTCGGCCACCGGCCCGACGACGACGGCGCGCTGCTCGATCCGCCCGAGACTCGCGAGCTGCTCGATCGCGTCACCGCCCCGCTCTCCTGGTACTCGGGGGTGCCGCAGACGATCGCGAACGGGGCGTTGTGGTGCGGCGTGACGTGGTGGCTCACGCGCGACCGCCGCTCCGCCATCGCCCCGGGTGCGGTCCTCGCGCTCGAGACGGCATGCTTCGTCGGATCCGCGGCACTCGTCGGACGGCCGCGACCCCGGGGCGTGTGGCGGCCGGAGCATCCGCACGCGACGTCGTCGTTCCCGTCGGGGCACACGGCGGCGGCGGTCGCGATCCACACCACCCTCGCCGACCTGCTCGAACGGCATGGAGGCCGCGGCACCCGCGTCCTCGGGCCGCTGCTGCGGTACGGGATTCCCGGTGGCATCGCGCTGTCGCGGATCTACCGCGGCCAGCACCACATCTCGGACACGGTCGCGGGCGTGCTGCTCGGGCGCTGGAGTGCAGCCGTGGTCCGGCGGGAGCTGCTCTCGGCCGAGCGGTGA
- a CDS encoding AAA family ATPase, translating to MRIAVAGTHASGKSTLVADFLAAHREYEHEPEPYEWLDEDLEAPDAGSFFRQLQLAVRSSGEHGPGERAIAERSPLDFLAYLMALDELDRGGRSADLTARAEPLAAAGMRCIDLLVVLPLGSGSDRIDVDGSEDPALREAMNDVLLELVHDTGLVGEHAAVVEISGTPVQRLAALEAALAASVAPDDVRRG from the coding sequence ATGCGCATCGCGGTCGCGGGCACGCACGCGAGCGGCAAGAGCACGCTCGTCGCCGACTTCCTGGCGGCGCATCGAGAGTACGAGCACGAGCCCGAGCCCTACGAGTGGCTCGACGAGGACCTCGAGGCGCCCGATGCGGGCAGCTTCTTCCGCCAACTGCAGCTCGCGGTGCGGAGTTCCGGCGAACACGGTCCGGGCGAGCGAGCGATCGCCGAGCGATCGCCGCTCGACTTCCTCGCCTATCTCATGGCGCTCGACGAGCTCGACCGTGGTGGCCGATCGGCCGATCTCACCGCGCGCGCCGAGCCGCTGGCGGCGGCGGGCATGCGCTGCATCGACCTGCTCGTCGTGCTCCCCCTCGGCTCGGGCTCCGATCGCATCGACGTCGACGGGTCCGAGGACCCGGCGCTTCGCGAGGCGATGAACGACGTCCTGCTCGAGCTCGTCCACGACACCGGTCTCGTCGGCGAGCACGCCGCCGTCGTGGAGATCTCGGGCACCCCGGTGCAGCGGCTCGCGGCGCTCGAGGCGGCCCTTGCGGCATCCGTCGCGCCCGACGACGTCAGGCGCGGATGA